In a genomic window of Thalassotalea piscium:
- a CDS encoding DUF4399 domain-containing protein, producing MKKYISPLLFALLFTPIGAFANNTASIISTAPENAEVYFIQPQDGQTVSQKLKVVFGLKNMGVAPAGTDRENTGHHHILIDTDTLPDLSQPLPATDKIIHFGGGQTETEITLSPGKHTLQLVLGNHAHIPHSKPVISKKITVTVK from the coding sequence ATGAAAAAATATATATCACCTCTGTTATTCGCACTTTTATTTACACCCATCGGTGCCTTCGCTAATAATACAGCAAGCATAATTTCCACGGCTCCTGAAAATGCAGAAGTGTATTTTATTCAACCGCAAGATGGGCAAACAGTTTCACAAAAGCTAAAGGTTGTATTTGGCCTAAAAAATATGGGGGTTGCACCCGCAGGTACTGATAGAGAAAATACTGGGCACCATCACATTTTAATTGATACAGATACTTTACCTGATCTATCTCAGCCATTACCTGCTACAGATAAAATAATACATTTTGGTGGTGGCCAAACAGAAACAGAAATAACCTTATCTCCAGGAAAGCATACTTTACAACTTGTGTTGGGTAATCATGCGCATATACCTCATAGCAAGCCGGTTATATCTAAAAAAATAACGGTTACCGTAAAGTAA
- a CDS encoding glutathione S-transferase, translating into MTQLTLTYFDVDGGRAEPIRLALHIGGINFEDHRFPYSDFEEQRKKTPLGQVPVLDIDGTAITQSNAILRYVGKQAKLYPEDLYQALVCDEVMDAAEDCINKIVLTFGLEGEALKAAREKIAKEDLTKYLKFIELKLVNQGGKYFAQQQLTIADLKIIPIVGWLNSGMLEYIPKDLVERVAPKLNLHAQRIAADKSVASYYASK; encoded by the coding sequence ATGACACAATTAACATTAACATATTTTGATGTAGACGGTGGCCGTGCAGAGCCAATTAGGCTGGCATTACACATTGGTGGTATTAATTTTGAAGATCATCGTTTTCCTTATAGTGACTTTGAAGAGCAACGTAAAAAAACACCATTAGGGCAAGTGCCTGTACTTGATATTGATGGTACTGCTATTACCCAATCTAATGCGATATTACGCTACGTTGGAAAACAAGCTAAATTGTATCCTGAAGATTTATATCAAGCGCTAGTGTGTGATGAAGTGATGGATGCCGCAGAAGATTGCATTAACAAAATAGTATTAACGTTCGGTTTAGAAGGTGAGGCGCTAAAAGCTGCACGAGAAAAAATTGCTAAGGAAGATCTAACTAAATATCTCAAATTTATTGAGTTGAAACTGGTTAATCAAGGCGGAAAATACTTTGCACAACAACAATTAACGATTGCAGATTTAAAAATTATACCTATTGTAGGTTGGCTTAACTCAGGGATGCTAGAGTACATACCTAAAGATTTAGTTGAACGAGTTGCCCCAAAATTAAATTTACACGCACAGCGCATAGCTGCAGATAAAAGTGTTGCCAGCTATTATGCAAGCAAATAA
- a CDS encoding 3-deoxy-D-manno-octulosonic acid kinase, which produces MNPSANVKHCQQKVFQQKNLYAVYNPALVKSFTPEMLTAQYWQQHNAVIGQAQGRGITYFVQHNQQQWVLRHYYRGGLIGKFNRDSYLFTGDKNTRAAKEYQLLQQLVELNLPAPTPIAYAVIKQGIFYHANILTSRIENAQDLVALLSKGPLAENLWLAIGRCIAQFHQHGIFHHDLNAHNILLDTDNKVWLIDFDQGEKRAIKQGWQQANISRLLRSFNKELQKLPTFHWQLSDWQLLMEGYLSE; this is translated from the coding sequence TTGAACCCTTCAGCAAATGTAAAACACTGTCAGCAAAAAGTTTTTCAACAGAAAAATCTTTATGCCGTTTATAATCCAGCATTAGTCAAAAGCTTTACCCCTGAAATGCTAACAGCTCAATATTGGCAGCAACATAATGCTGTTATCGGTCAAGCTCAAGGTCGAGGTATTACCTACTTTGTACAGCATAACCAACAACAATGGGTATTAAGACATTACTACCGTGGCGGCCTTATTGGCAAATTTAATCGAGATAGTTATTTATTTACCGGAGATAAAAACACACGAGCTGCAAAAGAATACCAGTTATTACAACAATTAGTTGAATTAAATTTACCTGCGCCAACACCTATTGCCTACGCGGTAATTAAGCAAGGTATTTTTTATCACGCTAATATATTAACTAGCCGAATAGAAAATGCGCAAGACCTTGTCGCACTATTATCAAAAGGGCCTTTAGCTGAAAACTTGTGGTTAGCGATTGGCCGGTGTATTGCTCAATTTCATCAACACGGTATTTTTCATCACGATCTAAATGCACATAACATTCTGCTCGATACAGATAATAAAGTTTGGTTAATAGACTTTGACCAAGGTGAAAAGCGGGCGATAAAACAGGGTTGGCAACAAGCGAACATAAGCCGATTATTAAGGTCATTTAACAAAGAGTTGCAAAAGTTACCAACTTTTCATTGGCAACTTAGTGATTGGCAATTACTAATGGAAGGCTATTTAAGTGAGTGA
- a CDS encoding glycosyltransferase family 9 protein: MQGQLTAPKNLCILRLSAIGDVCHAVAMVQAIQRYYPEIQITWVIGKVEAMLLKDLPGVNFVIFDKKAGLKGYTDLWRQLKSYKFDVLLHMQVALRASLASLCIPAKIKIGFDRFRAKEGQWLFTNRMIAAQDNPHVLDGFMGFAQAINVPLSSPYWEMPIRDEDILWATEQLSSEKPIAVISPAASKAERNWHSEGYAKTAEHLCSLGFNVVICGGPTTQEKLLAEDIIARADCEITNMVGKTSLKQLLAILKVAHLVIAPDTGPTHMAVTVATPVIGLYAHSNPHRTGPYKYQHYVVSCYQSMVQQQYHKPLAKLPWGIRAKGPGLMNAITLEQVKDKIRQLVADNYPELRK, encoded by the coding sequence ATGCAAGGTCAATTAACTGCGCCAAAAAACTTATGTATTTTACGACTTTCGGCTATTGGCGATGTTTGCCATGCGGTTGCAATGGTCCAAGCTATTCAACGTTACTATCCCGAAATTCAAATTACATGGGTTATTGGTAAAGTAGAAGCCATGCTGCTAAAAGACTTACCAGGGGTGAACTTTGTTATTTTTGATAAAAAAGCGGGGCTCAAGGGTTATACCGATTTATGGCGGCAACTTAAAAGTTATAAATTTGATGTACTGTTACATATGCAAGTTGCTTTGCGTGCTAGTTTAGCTAGTTTATGTATACCAGCTAAAATTAAAATTGGTTTTGATCGCTTTCGAGCTAAAGAAGGACAGTGGTTATTCACTAACCGCATGATTGCAGCACAAGATAATCCGCATGTATTAGATGGTTTTATGGGGTTTGCTCAGGCGATAAATGTGCCTCTATCAAGCCCGTACTGGGAAATGCCGATAAGAGATGAAGATATCCTGTGGGCAACTGAACAATTGTCATCAGAAAAGCCGATAGCTGTAATCAGCCCAGCTGCGAGTAAAGCTGAACGGAATTGGCATAGTGAAGGTTATGCTAAAACAGCAGAACATTTGTGCTCGCTAGGTTTCAATGTGGTAATTTGCGGCGGACCAACAACGCAAGAAAAGTTACTAGCAGAAGATATTATTGCTCGTGCAGATTGTGAAATTACCAATATGGTAGGGAAAACTTCATTAAAACAGTTGCTTGCGATTTTAAAAGTAGCGCATTTAGTTATCGCTCCTGATACAGGACCAACCCATATGGCGGTAACCGTAGCAACGCCTGTTATTGGCTTATATGCCCATAGCAACCCGCACAGAACAGGCCCGTATAAATATCAGCATTATGTAGTGAGCTGTTATCAGTCAATGGTACAACAACAATATCATAAACCGTTAGCAAAATTGCCTTGGGGTATTCGTGCTAAAGGTCCGGGCTTAATGAATGCTATTACGCTAGAGCAAGTTAAGGATAAAATTCGACAACTTGTTGCCGACAATTATCCTGAACTTCGTAAATAA
- the coaD gene encoding pantetheine-phosphate adenylyltransferase — MPKKAIYPGTFDPVTNGHTDLIERASQLFGSVVVGVAASPSKQPCFDLTTRVRMIEQVTEHLDNVTVVGFEGLLVDFAASINASVLIRGLRAVSDFEYEFQLANMNRRLSPDLESVFLTPAEENSFISSTLVKEVALHHGDVSQFVHPEVEAALIKALQ, encoded by the coding sequence ATGCCCAAAAAAGCCATATACCCAGGTACATTTGATCCTGTAACCAATGGTCATACAGACCTTATAGAACGCGCCAGCCAGTTATTTGGTTCAGTTGTTGTGGGAGTCGCAGCAAGTCCAAGCAAGCAACCCTGCTTTGATTTAACTACTCGGGTACGCATGATTGAACAAGTAACAGAGCATTTAGATAATGTAACCGTTGTTGGCTTTGAAGGTTTATTAGTTGATTTTGCCGCGTCAATTAACGCCAGTGTGTTAATTCGAGGCTTAAGAGCGGTATCTGACTTTGAATACGAATTTCAGCTCGCGAATATGAACCGCCGTTTGTCTCCCGATCTTGAAAGCGTATTCTTAACACCCGCAGAAGAGAACTCTTTTATTTCATCTACACTCGTAAAAGAAGTTGCGCTACACCATGGCGATGTTAGCCAATTTGTTCACCCTGAAGTTGAAGCCGCATTAATTAAAGCACTTCAATAA
- a CDS encoding TetR/AcrR family transcriptional regulator: MNNYSLMAEKNTMKTRDKIIQASIELFNEQGERNVTTNHIAAHLSISPGNLYYHFRNKEDIILSIYEEYARNLLLDTFPQVSPEIKPFDAVILYMDAVFQALMKFRFFYVNLPVLLAKNPLLHEKYVEVQSTITQRLTEMLHALRDADMMTFEDDELADIVSILRLINTFWLSFYQTQTQNSEINDSVFYDGVLKILVMIRPYITDSAMSDFLDARQMYRERHKEALSLT; encoded by the coding sequence GTGAATAATTACTCATTAATGGCAGAAAAAAATACAATGAAAACCCGTGATAAAATAATTCAAGCGAGTATCGAGTTATTTAATGAGCAAGGCGAACGTAACGTTACGACAAATCACATTGCAGCTCATTTAAGCATTAGTCCGGGAAATCTGTATTATCATTTTCGTAATAAAGAAGACATTATTTTATCTATCTATGAAGAGTATGCACGAAACTTACTACTAGACACATTCCCTCAAGTTTCACCAGAAATTAAGCCATTTGATGCAGTTATTTTATATATGGATGCGGTGTTTCAAGCACTAATGAAGTTCCGTTTTTTCTATGTAAACTTACCGGTTTTATTGGCAAAGAACCCTCTGCTTCATGAAAAATATGTTGAAGTGCAATCAACAATTACCCAGCGCTTAACTGAAATGCTGCATGCGTTGCGTGATGCCGATATGATGACATTTGAAGATGATGAATTAGCTGACATCGTCAGTATTCTACGCTTAATCAATACTTTTTGGTTAAGTTTCTATCAAACCCAAACACAAAACTCTGAAATTAACGATTCAGTATTTTATGACGGGGTGTTGAAAATTCTAGTGATGATCAGGCCTTATATAACTGATTCTGCAATGAGTGACTTTTTAGACGCACGCCAAATGTATCGAGAACGCCATAAAGAAGCATTATCACTCACTTAA
- a CDS encoding DUF6491 family protein, with product MNTKQIAAKTYSKDQHALVSSCSQRKQLTYEQRDSAYTQYISDNNIANVKRINSFRFDTWQSLSHKFLILSTTVTKKYLIEITRDCNNLVHSHVLVFKQAVDGSLQARFDSILVGGENIPCRIQAIYPLTVEQAKAIANIGMPTNAKDNNTNADS from the coding sequence ATAAACACCAAACAAATCGCTGCAAAAACGTACAGCAAAGATCAACACGCCCTAGTATCTAGCTGTAGCCAAAGAAAGCAGCTGACTTACGAACAAAGAGATAGTGCTTACACACAATATATTAGCGATAATAATATAGCTAACGTTAAACGAATTAATAGCTTTCGCTTTGATACTTGGCAATCGTTATCACATAAGTTTTTAATTCTTTCAACTACGGTAACAAAAAAATACTTAATTGAGATTACAAGAGATTGTAACAACTTAGTTCATAGCCATGTATTGGTATTTAAGCAAGCAGTAGACGGTAGTTTACAGGCTCGTTTTGACTCTATTTTAGTTGGCGGTGAAAACATACCGTGTCGCATTCAAGCCATTTATCCGCTAACTGTTGAACAAGCTAAAGCAATTGCTAATATTGGTATGCCAACGAACGCAAAAGACAACAACACTAACGCTGACAGTTAG
- a CDS encoding ATP-grasp domain-containing protein yields MNKCAILTMDSLDNFEAYDQLIVSPLAALGWQVDMVSWRKQDVDWSNYSAVIIRSPWDYQDDAPAFLAVLEAIEASSAHLENSLAIVRWNIDKQYLKDLQQQNVSVVPTIWREQINQKALSLDELQGYFDHFKQDQIVLKPRISANADNTFWINRNSVQQYYEQIHNAFLTRNFMVQPFIESVIKEGEFSLFYFNGHYSHTILKTPKANDFRVQEEHGGQLKSITPEKSLLEFAEKSMTAITTLHQTPLYARVDFVRNEGGFALMEAELIEPSLYFNMDEESPKRFAKAFVERMQHITL; encoded by the coding sequence ATGAATAAATGTGCCATATTAACAATGGACAGTTTAGATAACTTTGAAGCATACGATCAACTGATAGTATCACCCTTGGCGGCTTTAGGTTGGCAGGTAGATATGGTTTCTTGGCGTAAGCAAGATGTTGACTGGTCCAACTATAGCGCTGTTATTATTCGTTCTCCTTGGGACTATCAAGATGATGCACCCGCATTTTTAGCTGTGTTAGAGGCGATTGAGGCATCGTCAGCACATTTAGAAAATAGTTTAGCCATCGTTCGCTGGAATATAGATAAACAGTACCTGAAAGACCTGCAGCAGCAAAATGTTAGCGTAGTACCAACAATTTGGCGCGAACAAATAAACCAAAAAGCACTCTCTCTTGATGAGCTACAAGGGTATTTTGATCACTTTAAACAAGATCAAATTGTCTTAAAACCGCGAATAAGTGCGAATGCAGACAATACTTTTTGGATAAATAGGAACAGCGTTCAGCAGTATTATGAACAGATACATAATGCTTTTTTAACGCGTAATTTTATGGTGCAGCCCTTTATAGAAAGTGTGATTAAAGAAGGCGAGTTTTCACTTTTTTATTTTAATGGTCACTATAGCCATACCATTTTAAAAACACCTAAAGCCAATGACTTTAGAGTTCAAGAAGAGCACGGCGGGCAATTAAAGTCGATAACACCAGAAAAAAGTTTACTTGAATTTGCTGAAAAATCTATGACAGCGATCACCACATTACACCAAACCCCCTTATATGCGCGAGTTGACTTTGTTCGTAATGAAGGCGGGTTTGCGTTAATGGAAGCCGAGCTGATTGAACCATCGTTATATTTTAATATGGATGAAGAATCACCTAAGCGCTTTGCTAAAGCCTTTGTTGAGCGTATGCAACATATTACGCTATAA
- the mutM gene encoding bifunctional DNA-formamidopyrimidine glycosylase/DNA-(apurinic or apyrimidinic site) lyase, with the protein MPELPEVEVCRQGISPHLCGHVVVDVIVRHKQLRWLIPDEVNKIKGDELLSVDRRSKYLLLRFNQGTLLVHLGMSGTIRVLDGTPEVKKHDHFDLKFSNNKCLRFNDPRRFGAILWFEQHVDEQGILAKLGPEPLLEDFGPGYLFEKAKNRKVPIKTFLMNNHIVVGVGNIYANEALFQAGILPITPVNKITRSQFDKLTDIIKSVLSAAIEQGGTTLKDFTQADGKPGYFAQQLNVYGRAGKKCLVCETKLEEIRQSNRSSVFCPNCQR; encoded by the coding sequence ATGCCTGAACTACCTGAAGTAGAAGTTTGTCGACAAGGCATTAGCCCACATTTATGTGGTCATGTTGTCGTTGATGTTATTGTTCGCCATAAGCAATTACGCTGGCTGATACCTGATGAAGTTAATAAAATTAAAGGTGATGAGCTACTGTCAGTTGATCGTCGTTCTAAGTATTTATTACTGAGGTTTAATCAAGGAACATTACTGGTCCACTTAGGAATGTCAGGTACTATCAGAGTGCTTGACGGAACGCCTGAGGTAAAAAAACATGACCATTTTGACCTGAAATTTAGTAATAACAAATGTTTAAGGTTTAATGATCCTCGTCGCTTTGGTGCTATTTTATGGTTTGAGCAACATGTTGATGAGCAAGGCATATTAGCAAAGTTAGGCCCAGAACCCCTTTTAGAAGATTTTGGTCCTGGTTACTTATTTGAAAAAGCAAAAAACCGGAAAGTCCCGATTAAAACCTTTTTAATGAATAATCATATTGTGGTTGGAGTTGGTAATATTTACGCTAATGAAGCATTGTTTCAAGCGGGTATTTTACCCATAACACCTGTTAATAAAATAACTAGATCACAATTTGATAAGCTTACAGATATTATAAAAAGTGTGTTGTCAGCGGCAATTGAACAAGGTGGTACAACGCTGAAAGACTTTACTCAAGCAGATGGTAAACCAGGATATTTCGCCCAACAACTCAATGTTTATGGGCGAGCGGGTAAAAAATGTTTAGTTTGCGAAACAAAATTAGAAGAGATCCGCCAATCGAATCGCAGTTCAGTATTTTGTCCTAACTGTCAGCGTTAG